The following are encoded in a window of Schistocerca gregaria isolate iqSchGreg1 unplaced genomic scaffold, iqSchGreg1.2 ptg000720l, whole genome shotgun sequence genomic DNA:
- the LOC126320460 gene encoding probable phospholipid-transporting ATPase IIB isoform X2, with protein MHFKFFFNTYFLLIGLAQLIPALRVGYIFTNFAPLVLVLTITIGKEAYDDYQRRKRDEEANSKIYYRHTQEGLVPTPSSELKVGDIIEISTDQSAPADLVLLKTTEKSGGSFVRTDQLDGETDWKLRKAILSTQGLSVNEILQIKATLYAEVPRKEIYEFVGTFSRYEANGVEINESLSLENTVWADTVVASGTIYGMVIYTGTERRSSMNTSQPKSKVGKLDYELDFIVKCLFALVGTLALSIEALDGFRGNWVVLLMRYIVMFSSIIPVSLRVNLDMGRLLYSYLINRDHLIPGTIVRNSAIPEELGRIGFLLTDKTGTLTKNEMVFKRLHLGSVVYNQEVIGNIATELSRAYESNSSFSSTIFSESNRSKEISQKVLTAITAISVCHTVSSIRDEIGNVTYQGSSPDEVALVKLTDEVGMVLDSRSSTHISIRAPDGQLDTYEILSLFPFTSELKRMGIVVRSSRTGQITFYAKGADVSMSKIVKPTDWLDEECSNMAREGLRTLVFGMRHISNQEYESWSEHYNAAKLLIQNREKSITAAIEKLEHNLQVVCITGVEDKLQQDVKPTMEKLRNAGIKIWMLTGDKVETAICIAISARMVMRQQSIYQMIARNEADVFAHLNAFALKKDTALVIDGGTLQICLDNCPSLFIDVAAEAPAVVCCRCSPTQKAGIVKLVKEQIGVRTCAIGDGGNDVSMIQNADVGLGIVGCEGRQASLAADFSINQFSFIAPLLFWHGRNSYRRSARLAQFIIHRGLVIAFIQAIFSATFYFSAIPIYNGWLTVGYTTAFTCAAVFSLVLDTDVSRALCLQYPELYQELQKGRNMNLKVFFIWIFISIYQAGMIMLITLILFNNSLHSIVTITYTALIFAQLLNIAFEIYHWDWRIIATEIGSFLIYAISIVVLKSTFDVLFIFNITFIWKILVITSVATIPIYIVRFVKKKCDPPAYSKLSG; from the exons ATGCAT TTCAAGTTTTttttcaacacatattttctgcttATTGGCTTGGCGCAGCTAATCCCCGCTCTGAGAGTTGGATACATCTTTACGAACTTCGCACCTCTAGTATTAGTGTTGACCATTACGATCGGTAAGGAGGCCTACGATGACTACCAGCGACGAAAACGTGACGAAGAGGCAAACTCAAAAATTTACTACAGACACACTCAAGAGGGTCTGGTGCCTACCCCGAGTTCCGAGTTAAAGGTGGGCGACATAATAGAGATAAGCACAGACCAAAGTGCGCCGGCTGATTTGGTACTACTGAAGACAACTGAAAAATCTGGTGGGTCTTTTGTTCGAACGGATCAACTAGACGGGGAAACTGATTGGAAACTACGAAAAGCCATATTATCGACTCAAGGGCTGTCCGTCAATGAGATCCTACAAATTAAAGCAACTTTGTATGCAGAGGTGCCGCGCAAGGAAATCTACGAGTTTGTCGGTACATTTTCGAGGTACGAGGCCAACGGTGTTGAGATTAACGAATCACTTTCCTTGGAAAACACCGTTTGGGCTGATACCGTCGTGGCAAGCGGGACCATATATGGTATGGTGATCTACACTGGCACTGAGAGGCGTTCTTCAATGAACACCAGCCAGCCGAAGAGCAAAGTGGGCAAGCTCGACTACGAACTGGATTTTATCGTCAAATGCCTCTTTGCTTTGGTGGGCACGCTCGCACTCTCTATTGAAGCGCTTGACGGCTTCCGCGGCAATTGGGTGGTTTTACTTATGAGATATATTGTCATGTTTTCTTCTATCATACCTGTTTCACTTCGCGTCAACCTCGATATGGGCAGACTTTTATATTCCTATCTTATCAACCGCGACCATCTCATTCCAGGAACGATTGTTAGGAACTCTGCTATACCAGAAGAATTGGGTAGGATTGGCTTCTTGTTGACGGATAAAACGGGAACTTTGACCAAAAATGAGATGGTATTTAAGAGGCTTCATCTCGGCTCGGTTGTTTACAACCAAGAGGTCATTGGGAATATAGCCACTGAGCTTTCTAGGGCGTACGAATCAAATAGCAGCTTTTCGTCTACGATTTTTTCTGAGTCAAATAGGTCTAAAGAGATATCTCAAAAAGTTCTTACTGCCATCACCGCTATCTCGGTCTGTCACACCGTGTCGTCTATACGAGATGAGATAGGGAATGTAACATACCAGGGATCTTCTCCGGACGAAGTTGCTCTCGTGAAACTCACAGACGAGGTTGGCATGGTTCTCGATTCAAGAAGTTCGACGCATATCTCGATTAGAGCACCGGATGGTCAATTGGATACTTACGAGATCCTCTCACTTTTTCCATTTACCTCGGAGCTGAAGCGCATGGGCATAGTTGTCAGGAGCTCGCGAACGGGTCAGATTACCTTTTACGCGAAGGGCGCGGACGTGTCTATGTCGAAAATTGTTAAACCGACTGACTGGTTGGATGAAGAGTGTTCCAACATGGCTCGGGAGGGACTGCGCACTCTAGTCTTTGGCATGCGTCATATATCGAATCAAGAGTACGAGTCGTGGAGCGAGCATTACAATGCAGCTAAATTACTCATTCAGAACCGAGAAAAGAGTATTACAGCTGCTATCGAGAAATTGGAGCACAACCTTCAGGTTGTTTGCATCACTGGCGTTGAGGACAAGCTGCAACAAGATGTCAAACCCACCATGGAGAAACTGCGCAATGCTGGGATAAAAATTTGGATGCTTACTGGAGATAAGGTAGAGACGGCAATTTGTATCGCGATCTCTGCTAGAATGGTGATGCGCCAGCAATCTATTTACCAAATGATTGCCAGAAACGAGGCGGACGTTTTCGCGCACTTGAATGCGTTTGCACTAAAGAAAGATACAGCCTTGGTCATAGACGGGGGTACTTTGCAAATCTGCCTGGACAACTGCCCTAGTCTCTTTATCGACGTTGCAGCCGAAGCACCTGCCGTAGTGTGTTGTCGTTGCTCTCCCACACAGAAGGCAGGAATCGTAAAACTAGTCAAAGAACAAATAGGTGTGCGGACGTGCGCCATCGGAGATGGTGGTAATGATGTGTCGATGATTCAAAATGCGGACGTTGGTTTGGGAATTgtcggctgtgagggcaggcaGGCAAGTCTAGCTGCAGATTTTAGCATCAATcaattttcatttattgctccattgcTGTTTTGGCACGGAAGAAATTCATATAGACGTTCTGCGCGTCTCGCCCAGTTTATCATTCACCGTGGGCTCGTTATTGCGTTCATCCAGGCTATATTTTCTGCTACCTTTTATTTCTCTGCCATACCCATTTACAATGGATGGCTGACTGTAGGGTACACAACCGCTTTCACCTGCGCAGCGGTGTTCTCTCTTGTCCTTGATACAGACGTTTCACGAGCTCTCTGCCTCCAGTATCCAGAACTCTACCAAGAACTACAAAAGGGAAGAAACATGAACCTCAAGGTGTTTTTCATTTGGATCTTCATCTCTATATACCAAGCCGGAATGATAATGCTCATCACTCTCATCCTCTTCAACAACTCTTTGCACTCTATTGTCACTATTACCTACACCGCTCTGATTTTTGCGCAGCTCCTGAACATTGCCTTTGAAATCTATCACTGGGACTGGAGAATCATCGCAACTGAAATTGGTAGCTTCCTCATCTACGCCATAAGCATAGTGGTGCTGAAGAGCACCTTCGATGTACTGTTTATTTTCAACATTACCTTTATATGGAAAATATTGGTTATAACTTCTGTGGCAACCATTCCGATTTACATAGTGCGCTTCGTCAAGAAGAAGTGCGACCCCCCAGCCTACTCTAAGCTATCTGGCTAG
- the LOC126320392 gene encoding uncharacterized protein LOC126320392 isoform X1, translating into MEQTPYEIPFSPKTVQGGFVKGCSLELNSERPDSCQLPAFLDEQEDWSSASDKMLLEYLAEYNNKLVSMTSTLNEKLDRLDYSVKSSLDRVQNIACRLEQLYFAPLTESNSISKIAKDAEHCITQNTIAGQDETPSAQEADHIAKDGLFSIDTEFTNKCLQAFDLPTSKDSPYSNSVHEGSASNFQRSFDYLDSLPPLLPIIDPDDYSGLNDTDITTNETNSKNLRRDSMIEQKPYTNSDIYTQTQRTMKPREGVADIDINLSSQETANLDENNIVQEGVSPSASVIEETPSDHDPAEEAIGSISQQSSKEFYKKRLSKVIQSKLQVYLNSKSCADYSAEKIDGDRTSGNLTSTETQPLSDSSSEMHFPFLSDKRSITDLLEKEQKNEGSPEPLTYSQLSKTKQNVNDKIYSRKANSNLTNLSSKSIDSSLLEDNDTKLSEFENYQKASKSAKEEMPKHEKTVFSGTDSPQFPDARDGSYDLNFGEYSDRMQSIDDLDDEDDTIFNRNEKLTNRIKAHDKPRKIFENSISPKYSGNNYLSSAESVSQNVVSEVSKSNIQSGDDENSAFGTNYMPQDTVGNRTISKAPKDNNLFDDDDDFFSDIGSTKFVNQESVIKKASPSIGLFDDDEDDVF; encoded by the exons ATGGAACAGACACCCTATGAGATACCCTTTTCCCCAAAAACAGTTCAGGGAGGTTTTGTGAAAGGGTGTAGCCTAGAGCTGAATTCGGAAAGGCCCGATAGTTGCCAACTTCCAGCTTTTTTAGATGAGCAAGAAGATTGGTCTTCAGCTTCGGACAAAATG TTATTAGAATACTTGGCCGAATACAACAATAAACTTGTTTCAATGACCTCTACGTTGAATGAGAAGTTAGATAGACTAGATTACTCTGTAAAGAGTTCGCTTGATAGAGTACAAAACATCGCTTGCAGACTCGAGCAACTTTATTTTGCTCCATTGACAGAAAGCAACAGTATATCTAAAATTGCAAAGGATGCAGAACACTGCATTACTCAAAACACCATCGCTGGACAAGATGAAACTCCCTCGGCTCAAGAGGCGGACCACATAGCCAAAGACGGTTTATTTTCAATAGACACGGAATTTACCAATAAATGTCTCCAAGCTTTTGATCTACCTACATCCAAGGATTCGCCCTATTCAAATTCTGTACATGAAGGCTCGGCAAGCAACTTTCAGAGAAGTTTTGATTACTTGGATAGCCTTCCACCACTCTTGCCAATCATCGATCCAGATGACTATTCTGGCCTGAATGACACCGATATAACCACCAACGAGACAAACTCAAAAAATCTAAGACGAGATTCAATGATTGAACAGAAGCCTTATACAAATTCAGATATCTATACCCAAACACAAAGGACTATGAAGCCAAGAGAAGGTGTTGCCGACATTGACATAAATCTCTCTTCACAAGAAACCGCCAACTTGGATGAAAATAACATTGTTCAAGAAGGGGTAAGTCCGTCTGCCTCTGTAATTGAGGAGACACCATCAGATCACGATCCGGCTGAAGAAGCTATAGGTTCGATCAGTCAACAATCAAGTAAggaattttataagaaaagactatCAAAAGTAATTCAGAGCAAACTTCAAGTGTATTTAAACTCTAAAAGTTGTGCGGATTATAGCGCCGAAAAAATTGATGGTGATAGAACGTCAGGCAACTTGACTTCTACTGAAACTCAGCCGTTATCAGACTCAAGCTCAGAGATGCATTTTCCTTTTTTGAGTGACAAGCGATCAATCACTGACCTATtagaaaaagaacagaaaaatgaagGCTCACCGGAACCTTTGACTTACTCACAGCTATCTAAGACTAAACAAAATGTGAATGATAAAATTTATTCGAGAAAAGCAAATTCCAATTTAACTAATTTAAGTAGTAAATCAATTGATTCTTCTTTACTTGAAGATAATGATACTAAGCTATCTGAATTTGAAAATTACCAAAAAGCTTCGAAGTCTGCAAAAGAGGAGATGCCTAAACACGAGAAGACAGTATTTTCAGGCACTGATAGCCCTCAGTTTCCTGATGCCAGAGATGGAAGCTATGATCTTAATTTTGGTGAATACAGTGATAGAATGCAGTCAATAGATGATTTGGATGACGAGGATGATACTATCTTTAATCGAAATGAAAAGTTGACGAATAGAATCAAAGCGCACGATAAACcgagaaaaatatttgaaaacagcatTTCACCTAAATATAGTGGTAACAATTATCTGTCCAGTGCGGAATCAGTATCACAGAATGTCGTGTCAGAAGTATCTAAAAGTAATATTCAATCTGGTGATGATGAAAATTCAGCATTTGGTACAAATTACATGCCACAAGATACAGTCGGAAACAGAACTATTTCTAAAGCACCTAAGGACAATAATTTGTTCGACGATGACGATGATTTTTTCTCGGATATAGGCTCAACGAAGTTTGTAAACCAAGAGTCCGTGATAAAAAAAGCATCTCCAAGTATAGGTttatttgatgatgatgaagatgatgtgttCTAG
- the LOC126320460 gene encoding probable phospholipid-transporting ATPase IIB isoform X1 has translation MPQEDTPLIHSSELPIPRYSRSHIRKLNKTKNYFSGLDEEEYMLADTQESERDTNTPRNACTTFFKNIKSAVLKYVKPEKIYSDRTIKLDMGNSHVITNGKLPKNITSNTKYSFWGFFPCVLYSQFKFFFNTYFLLIGLAQLIPALRVGYIFTNFAPLVLVLTITIGKEAYDDYQRRKRDEEANSKIYYRHTQEGLVPTPSSELKVGDIIEISTDQSAPADLVLLKTTEKSGGSFVRTDQLDGETDWKLRKAILSTQGLSVNEILQIKATLYAEVPRKEIYEFVGTFSRYEANGVEINESLSLENTVWADTVVASGTIYGMVIYTGTERRSSMNTSQPKSKVGKLDYELDFIVKCLFALVGTLALSIEALDGFRGNWVVLLMRYIVMFSSIIPVSLRVNLDMGRLLYSYLINRDHLIPGTIVRNSAIPEELGRIGFLLTDKTGTLTKNEMVFKRLHLGSVVYNQEVIGNIATELSRAYESNSSFSSTIFSESNRSKEISQKVLTAITAISVCHTVSSIRDEIGNVTYQGSSPDEVALVKLTDEVGMVLDSRSSTHISIRAPDGQLDTYEILSLFPFTSELKRMGIVVRSSRTGQITFYAKGADVSMSKIVKPTDWLDEECSNMAREGLRTLVFGMRHISNQEYESWSEHYNAAKLLIQNREKSITAAIEKLEHNLQVVCITGVEDKLQQDVKPTMEKLRNAGIKIWMLTGDKVETAICIAISARMVMRQQSIYQMIARNEADVFAHLNAFALKKDTALVIDGGTLQICLDNCPSLFIDVAAEAPAVVCCRCSPTQKAGIVKLVKEQIGVRTCAIGDGGNDVSMIQNADVGLGIVGCEGRQASLAADFSINQFSFIAPLLFWHGRNSYRRSARLAQFIIHRGLVIAFIQAIFSATFYFSAIPIYNGWLTVGYTTAFTCAAVFSLVLDTDVSRALCLQYPELYQELQKGRNMNLKVFFIWIFISIYQAGMIMLITLILFNNSLHSIVTITYTALIFAQLLNIAFEIYHWDWRIIATEIGSFLIYAISIVVLKSTFDVLFIFNITFIWKILVITSVATIPIYIVRFVKKKCDPPAYSKLSG, from the exons ATGCCCCAGGAAGATACTCCGCTCATTCACTCGAGTGAGCTACCTATCCCTCGCTATAGCCGAAGTCATATAAGAAAGTTAAACAAGACCAAAAACTACTTTTCAGGTCTCGACGAAGAG GAATACATGTTGGCTGATACTCAAGAGAGCGAGAGGGACACGAATACTCCCAGAAATGCATGTActactttctttaaaaatattaagtCCGCAGTTTTAAAATATGTCAAGCCTGAAAAGATTTACAGCGACAGAACTATTAAATTGGACATGGGGAATTCTCACGTGATAACTAATGGAAAACTACCGAAAAACATCACCtctaataccaaatactctttttGGGGATTTTTTCCATGTGTATTGTATTCTCAGTTCAAGTTTTttttcaacacatattttctgcttATTGGCTTGGCGCAGCTAATCCCCGCTCTGAGAGTTGGATACATCTTTACGAACTTCGCACCTCTAGTATTAGTGTTGACCATTACGATCGGTAAGGAGGCCTACGATGACTACCAGCGACGAAAACGTGACGAAGAGGCAAACTCAAAAATTTACTACAGACACACTCAAGAGGGTCTGGTGCCTACCCCGAGTTCCGAGTTAAAGGTGGGCGACATAATAGAGATAAGCACAGACCAAAGTGCGCCGGCTGATTTGGTACTACTGAAGACAACTGAAAAATCTGGTGGGTCTTTTGTTCGAACGGATCAACTAGACGGGGAAACTGATTGGAAACTACGAAAAGCCATATTATCGACTCAAGGGCTGTCCGTCAATGAGATCCTACAAATTAAAGCAACTTTGTATGCAGAGGTGCCGCGCAAGGAAATCTACGAGTTTGTCGGTACATTTTCGAGGTACGAGGCCAACGGTGTTGAGATTAACGAATCACTTTCCTTGGAAAACACCGTTTGGGCTGATACCGTCGTGGCAAGCGGGACCATATATGGTATGGTGATCTACACTGGCACTGAGAGGCGTTCTTCAATGAACACCAGCCAGCCGAAGAGCAAAGTGGGCAAGCTCGACTACGAACTGGATTTTATCGTCAAATGCCTCTTTGCTTTGGTGGGCACGCTCGCACTCTCTATTGAAGCGCTTGACGGCTTCCGCGGCAATTGGGTGGTTTTACTTATGAGATATATTGTCATGTTTTCTTCTATCATACCTGTTTCACTTCGCGTCAACCTCGATATGGGCAGACTTTTATATTCCTATCTTATCAACCGCGACCATCTCATTCCAGGAACGATTGTTAGGAACTCTGCTATACCAGAAGAATTGGGTAGGATTGGCTTCTTGTTGACGGATAAAACGGGAACTTTGACCAAAAATGAGATGGTATTTAAGAGGCTTCATCTCGGCTCGGTTGTTTACAACCAAGAGGTCATTGGGAATATAGCCACTGAGCTTTCTAGGGCGTACGAATCAAATAGCAGCTTTTCGTCTACGATTTTTTCTGAGTCAAATAGGTCTAAAGAGATATCTCAAAAAGTTCTTACTGCCATCACCGCTATCTCGGTCTGTCACACCGTGTCGTCTATACGAGATGAGATAGGGAATGTAACATACCAGGGATCTTCTCCGGACGAAGTTGCTCTCGTGAAACTCACAGACGAGGTTGGCATGGTTCTCGATTCAAGAAGTTCGACGCATATCTCGATTAGAGCACCGGATGGTCAATTGGATACTTACGAGATCCTCTCACTTTTTCCATTTACCTCGGAGCTGAAGCGCATGGGCATAGTTGTCAGGAGCTCGCGAACGGGTCAGATTACCTTTTACGCGAAGGGCGCGGACGTGTCTATGTCGAAAATTGTTAAACCGACTGACTGGTTGGATGAAGAGTGTTCCAACATGGCTCGGGAGGGACTGCGCACTCTAGTCTTTGGCATGCGTCATATATCGAATCAAGAGTACGAGTCGTGGAGCGAGCATTACAATGCAGCTAAATTACTCATTCAGAACCGAGAAAAGAGTATTACAGCTGCTATCGAGAAATTGGAGCACAACCTTCAGGTTGTTTGCATCACTGGCGTTGAGGACAAGCTGCAACAAGATGTCAAACCCACCATGGAGAAACTGCGCAATGCTGGGATAAAAATTTGGATGCTTACTGGAGATAAGGTAGAGACGGCAATTTGTATCGCGATCTCTGCTAGAATGGTGATGCGCCAGCAATCTATTTACCAAATGATTGCCAGAAACGAGGCGGACGTTTTCGCGCACTTGAATGCGTTTGCACTAAAGAAAGATACAGCCTTGGTCATAGACGGGGGTACTTTGCAAATCTGCCTGGACAACTGCCCTAGTCTCTTTATCGACGTTGCAGCCGAAGCACCTGCCGTAGTGTGTTGTCGTTGCTCTCCCACACAGAAGGCAGGAATCGTAAAACTAGTCAAAGAACAAATAGGTGTGCGGACGTGCGCCATCGGAGATGGTGGTAATGATGTGTCGATGATTCAAAATGCGGACGTTGGTTTGGGAATTgtcggctgtgagggcaggcaGGCAAGTCTAGCTGCAGATTTTAGCATCAATcaattttcatttattgctccattgcTGTTTTGGCACGGAAGAAATTCATATAGACGTTCTGCGCGTCTCGCCCAGTTTATCATTCACCGTGGGCTCGTTATTGCGTTCATCCAGGCTATATTTTCTGCTACCTTTTATTTCTCTGCCATACCCATTTACAATGGATGGCTGACTGTAGGGTACACAACCGCTTTCACCTGCGCAGCGGTGTTCTCTCTTGTCCTTGATACAGACGTTTCACGAGCTCTCTGCCTCCAGTATCCAGAACTCTACCAAGAACTACAAAAGGGAAGAAACATGAACCTCAAGGTGTTTTTCATTTGGATCTTCATCTCTATATACCAAGCCGGAATGATAATGCTCATCACTCTCATCCTCTTCAACAACTCTTTGCACTCTATTGTCACTATTACCTACACCGCTCTGATTTTTGCGCAGCTCCTGAACATTGCCTTTGAAATCTATCACTGGGACTGGAGAATCATCGCAACTGAAATTGGTAGCTTCCTCATCTACGCCATAAGCATAGTGGTGCTGAAGAGCACCTTCGATGTACTGTTTATTTTCAACATTACCTTTATATGGAAAATATTGGTTATAACTTCTGTGGCAACCATTCCGATTTACATAGTGCGCTTCGTCAAGAAGAAGTGCGACCCCCCAGCCTACTCTAAGCTATCTGGCTAG
- the LOC126320392 gene encoding uncharacterized protein LOC126320392 isoform X2, with the protein MEQTPYEIPFSPKTVQGGFVKGCSLELNSERPDSCQLPAFLDEQEDWSSASDKMVEYLAEYNNKLVSMTSTLNEKLDRLDYSVKSSLDRVQNIACRLEQLYFAPLTESNSISKIAKDAEHCITQNTIAGQDETPSAQEADHIAKDGLFSIDTEFTNKCLQAFDLPTSKDSPYSNSVHEGSASNFQRSFDYLDSLPPLLPIIDPDDYSGLNDTDITTNETNSKNLRRDSMIEQKPYTNSDIYTQTQRTMKPREGVADIDINLSSQETANLDENNIVQEGVSPSASVIEETPSDHDPAEEAIGSISQQSSKEFYKKRLSKVIQSKLQVYLNSKSCADYSAEKIDGDRTSGNLTSTETQPLSDSSSEMHFPFLSDKRSITDLLEKEQKNEGSPEPLTYSQLSKTKQNVNDKIYSRKANSNLTNLSSKSIDSSLLEDNDTKLSEFENYQKASKSAKEEMPKHEKTVFSGTDSPQFPDARDGSYDLNFGEYSDRMQSIDDLDDEDDTIFNRNEKLTNRIKAHDKPRKIFENSISPKYSGNNYLSSAESVSQNVVSEVSKSNIQSGDDENSAFGTNYMPQDTVGNRTISKAPKDNNLFDDDDDFFSDIGSTKFVNQESVIKKASPSIGLFDDDEDDVF; encoded by the exons ATGGAACAGACACCCTATGAGATACCCTTTTCCCCAAAAACAGTTCAGGGAGGTTTTGTGAAAGGGTGTAGCCTAGAGCTGAATTCGGAAAGGCCCGATAGTTGCCAACTTCCAGCTTTTTTAGATGAGCAAGAAGATTGGTCTTCAGCTTCGGACAAAATGGTAG AATACTTGGCCGAATACAACAATAAACTTGTTTCAATGACCTCTACGTTGAATGAGAAGTTAGATAGACTAGATTACTCTGTAAAGAGTTCGCTTGATAGAGTACAAAACATCGCTTGCAGACTCGAGCAACTTTATTTTGCTCCATTGACAGAAAGCAACAGTATATCTAAAATTGCAAAGGATGCAGAACACTGCATTACTCAAAACACCATCGCTGGACAAGATGAAACTCCCTCGGCTCAAGAGGCGGACCACATAGCCAAAGACGGTTTATTTTCAATAGACACGGAATTTACCAATAAATGTCTCCAAGCTTTTGATCTACCTACATCCAAGGATTCGCCCTATTCAAATTCTGTACATGAAGGCTCGGCAAGCAACTTTCAGAGAAGTTTTGATTACTTGGATAGCCTTCCACCACTCTTGCCAATCATCGATCCAGATGACTATTCTGGCCTGAATGACACCGATATAACCACCAACGAGACAAACTCAAAAAATCTAAGACGAGATTCAATGATTGAACAGAAGCCTTATACAAATTCAGATATCTATACCCAAACACAAAGGACTATGAAGCCAAGAGAAGGTGTTGCCGACATTGACATAAATCTCTCTTCACAAGAAACCGCCAACTTGGATGAAAATAACATTGTTCAAGAAGGGGTAAGTCCGTCTGCCTCTGTAATTGAGGAGACACCATCAGATCACGATCCGGCTGAAGAAGCTATAGGTTCGATCAGTCAACAATCAAGTAAggaattttataagaaaagactatCAAAAGTAATTCAGAGCAAACTTCAAGTGTATTTAAACTCTAAAAGTTGTGCGGATTATAGCGCCGAAAAAATTGATGGTGATAGAACGTCAGGCAACTTGACTTCTACTGAAACTCAGCCGTTATCAGACTCAAGCTCAGAGATGCATTTTCCTTTTTTGAGTGACAAGCGATCAATCACTGACCTATtagaaaaagaacagaaaaatgaagGCTCACCGGAACCTTTGACTTACTCACAGCTATCTAAGACTAAACAAAATGTGAATGATAAAATTTATTCGAGAAAAGCAAATTCCAATTTAACTAATTTAAGTAGTAAATCAATTGATTCTTCTTTACTTGAAGATAATGATACTAAGCTATCTGAATTTGAAAATTACCAAAAAGCTTCGAAGTCTGCAAAAGAGGAGATGCCTAAACACGAGAAGACAGTATTTTCAGGCACTGATAGCCCTCAGTTTCCTGATGCCAGAGATGGAAGCTATGATCTTAATTTTGGTGAATACAGTGATAGAATGCAGTCAATAGATGATTTGGATGACGAGGATGATACTATCTTTAATCGAAATGAAAAGTTGACGAATAGAATCAAAGCGCACGATAAACcgagaaaaatatttgaaaacagcatTTCACCTAAATATAGTGGTAACAATTATCTGTCCAGTGCGGAATCAGTATCACAGAATGTCGTGTCAGAAGTATCTAAAAGTAATATTCAATCTGGTGATGATGAAAATTCAGCATTTGGTACAAATTACATGCCACAAGATACAGTCGGAAACAGAACTATTTCTAAAGCACCTAAGGACAATAATTTGTTCGACGATGACGATGATTTTTTCTCGGATATAGGCTCAACGAAGTTTGTAAACCAAGAGTCCGTGATAAAAAAAGCATCTCCAAGTATAGGTttatttgatgatgatgaagatgatgtgttCTAG